Proteins encoded in a region of the Halostella limicola genome:
- a CDS encoding type IV pilin, with amino-acid sequence MNIKNLFTDDDAVSPVIGVILMVAITVILAAVIGAFVLDLGGSQEKTPQASFDWDQNSTDAVTVTLESGESIGADRLSTNFDGGSFNSDGDWATKYSGSEVGAGDYVVVTGLSSGDEVRVVWTSESGETSSTLSTYTLQ; translated from the coding sequence ATGAACATCAAAAATCTGTTCACCGACGACGACGCAGTTTCGCCGGTGATTGGCGTCATCCTTATGGTCGCCATCACCGTTATTCTCGCGGCCGTGATCGGGGCGTTCGTCCTCGATCTCGGCGGATCACAGGAAAAAACTCCCCAGGCCAGCTTCGACTGGGATCAAAATAGCACCGATGCCGTGACGGTTACCTTGGAATCTGGTGAATCGATTGGTGCTGACCGGCTGTCTACGAACTTTGACGGTGGGTCATTCAATTCTGATGGCGATTGGGCAACTAAATATTCCGGTTCTGAAGTTGGTGCCGGTGACTACGTAGTTGTGACAGGACTCAGTAGTGGCGATGAGGTCCGCGTCGTATGGACATCGGAAAGCGGAGAGACCTCGTCAACGCTCTCCACGTACACTCTCCAGTAA
- a CDS encoding type IV pilin — MDIKSLFTDDDAVSPVIGVILMVAITVILAAVIGAFVLDLGGSQEAAPQVSFNIDQGNDTLPNDHLGDGTGNNGTETVQVAHESGDTLEESLIDLSVNGNAAMNQSENTTAIWSGSGEITAGASQTIYAYDSTGNGEADQTLQSGDSIRVVWTSESGDTSSSLIEYEVN; from the coding sequence ATGGATATTAAAAGCCTGTTCACCGACGATGACGCGGTCTCCCCAGTGATTGGTGTCATCCTTATGGTCGCCATCACCGTCATTCTCGCTGCCGTGATCGGGGCATTCGTTCTCGACCTCGGTGGCAGTCAGGAAGCAGCACCCCAAGTGAGCTTCAATATCGATCAGGGCAATGACACCCTCCCGAACGATCATCTAGGAGATGGGACGGGAAATAACGGCACAGAAACGGTTCAAGTAGCCCATGAGAGTGGGGATACATTAGAGGAATCCCTTATTGACCTAAGTGTCAATGGGAATGCTGCAATGAACCAGAGTGAGAACACAACCGCAATCTGGAGCGGTAGCGGCGAGATCACAGCTGGTGCCAGCCAGACCATCTATGCCTACGACTCGACTGGTAACGGCGAGGCAGATCAGACACTCCAGAGCGGAGACTCTATCCGCGTGGTCTGGACCTCCGAAAGTGGAGATACTTCGTCTTCGCTTATCGAGTACGAAGTTAATTAA